The Argiope bruennichi chromosome X2, qqArgBrue1.1, whole genome shotgun sequence sequence taaaaaatatatggaaaattgTTCAAGTTTCTGTCCAATgaagaaatatcaaagaaaagaataaaaattcaaaggacattttaatttttctcctttttattatttataggctacagaataatttaaaatacaataggTAATTTTTACTTTGATACTGATTCAATGACAATAATGATTTTTAGCGTATTAGTAACTCCTGACTTTTGCCTTTTTCAGTATAAATTTGTCTCTAAATTATCTGTACTGCGTCTGATAGAATCCTTCAAAATCCAAGAATTATAAAGCTCCTAAATATGTTCAATGACTTGTATTAATTTTAGTGCTTCATAATATTACTGCacttatgtaattaaattaaaagataaaattttattttcttgattaatgAAGAGAATTTGCCtttttatctttagaatttttttccttgcatAAGTAGCGATGtcttcattgtttttaaaatttattaacaaagtttttatctctatttaaatgaaacaaataaacctttaaaataaaaataatttaataagacaCACATATGTTATCTGGTTTtgtttctacatttaaaattcatacatttttatatatcagtaaataatatatacttaccatattttatattaaaacatggcgcaaacattattattatatatatatatactttccaACTTACCATAAAGTATGCAACTATTATGGTTTATCAGGgtggataataaatataaagcaaatacaCTCTTACCTAAAATGAGGAAACCCCAAACTTCTTTAAGGCaatgatattaataaatgcaaaatttgcaCATACCTCAATATCAATAATgagacatatttattttctgttattaattaCCTGTATTTTTAGTTGCTAAGATCATCAATGCATTAACGCacgcaatttttttcttcatagcgAAGCAAAGCCTACAAGATAAACTTCTGATCTAGAAATTTCATGTAACTTTTcttcgtgaaattaaaaaaagacatgtttTTCTTTTGTGTAATTTAATTTGAAGCACTTCGTAACAGCTCCCCTCATTACTACTTGAATAAAAACAGCCCTTACGCTGCTATACTTACCAGATCTAACAGATCCAGCGCGAGTACTGAAGACGCTAACCATCGTGCCAGATCTTTCACTGCTTTGGCCGCCGAAATGCCATCTTTTATTCTTCTTGCATCCAATCACTGCCAGGAATCCTTGCCTGTACTTTTTGTGCATGAAGCAGTAAGTAAGAGGGTTGCAGCAAGAAGAGAAATATGCCATCAAATATATAGCTGCCATTCCAACGTATCCAAGGGAAGTGTATACACTCTTTGCATCGTATAGAGCCCATGTATTCACAACATAGAGTGGAGTCCAGCAAACGAAGAACTCGACAACTACCACAAAAAGCATTCGCACCACTCGAATTTTAGCGGCTTGGTTTTTGTCATATGTTCCTCGCAGGGTCGTGCTTTTCATGGTTCTAGATCTGGCTCCTGGCATTTTGGTACGGAAATCCCTTCTCATTCCATTACTGCTTGATGGTTTCAGTGGATCCAGATATTGTCTTTCAGGGTTACTCAATGCACTGCGCTCTGAAAAGTAATGATTTTTGAATACTTAATAAAGAACTTCTTTTGTATCAAAAATTGGAAACTCATTGATTTGCAAGTCAGAAAGAAAAGCTAGTTgcgaaattgtttcatttttatatatataaaaatccacATAGTGCTCTTTGTTAAAACTTGactctattttcaatttttaattttaaaaaagttgctgAAATTCCTTACACTCATCAGACCATTTTTCTCTAGAAATTATATGCCCAAAAAAGGGTGTGATGTATAAAATATACTAGAATACTTCTAAACTATTTTTcgtaaatttcttgattttgttTGATAAACTATGAAGTAGCATTTTCCctattttagagaaattaaaaaaattgattaatattatgtataagtTTTTCAACCActcagttttcaaataaaatacgtGGTTTGACGctttatatgcaatatatttctGATCAGTGAGAGTTTAATgatggacaaaaaaatattttgaaaattgtatgcaataaaaattattattcagtcattcgatgcaaaaatgaaatatttattttatagattttattaagTGAATTCCTCACATAAAAAAGATCAGTAACGATATCAGATTGAAATTCCACAGCTCAACGCGTTATTATTGCCTCCAGTATTAGATCAATTCTTTTTCTATTCGGAATAATTATGTTGCTTTGCTTTATGTCCTCACATTAGAACTGCTATAAAGTTTCTTCGTTCTTTCATTTGttcttaactaaaattaattatctattatttacaTCAGTTATTTATGTTTACAAGCATTTTAAAGTAaagctaatttaaattattaaaaaaaatccccacTTCTTGATATGTTTGggcaaattaatattaaatattgctttttagttaaaaaaataattcatgaaatatatacatgaaagttttgaaaaaccttttaaaTCTAAAAGAACTATTTATACTGTATGATAAAAGCTAAAAATGTcctttaataatttatgcaattattgATTCTAATAACTCATATTTGTAAAGTGGAAACTTGAAAATACCAAAATTAGATTATCTGTTTTCTGCTTAGCATTAAAATGGCAAATagacaaaatattgcatttcttttttttttttttgctcaaaatgtttttttgaattgTAGACTGAGGAAAATATAATCGGTGCATATAGACTATCATATGTAATTTTCCCTCAAACAGCTATGCAATAAAAGGACTGTCTGTGATCATTACAATGAAAGGAAAACGcagcataaatattatataaagatattgCAAATGTCAGGATCATGGCATTAAATGTGATGCGCGGGTGCAAAAAACTATGTCAGCACACGCAGTGTGAGATAATATAGGGTGTCCCTGAGCCGTTCATTTTGAAAATGAGGCAAGTCcaatttttgttattgcgagatatttaaaggtttgcgtttcaataaatttaaaaatattgataagtatTAATAGACttactttttgtattttgtggtaccagataatgtaagtttataatccaatagtgtttacagtgctgactaaaacaatgaaagttccattataactaaattgacCAGCCTCTCTTTAAaaattgagccgtttattttgaaaatggggcaagtccattttttgttattgcgagatatttaaaggtttgcgtttcaataaatttaaaaatattgataagtatTAATAGACatactttttgtattttgtggtaccagataatgtaagtttataatacaatagtgtttacagtgctgactaaacaATAAGAGTTCGATTATTAAATTGAcgtgcctcactttcaaaattaaagaattatttcaaacaatttttaattgggaaataatatttcagctgcatcagccttttttttaatgataaaaacagaatacttttgaaatttttataaatatttattcatttgataaaaaggggAACACAACCAAGAATATTCTAgcagaaaatataacataacaacaaacaattcattttattaagaatttcaataaaattatacatttcagtttatacgtaggtataatcaaatggaattttaatcaagatttaacattttaaaatattcatgatgaacgggaggtatatatgttaataaatccatcatgtccttgtatttttcagatgtaatagatctccttttttcatacataaaagataaatctatatttccgaaattatttGGTCTTCCTCATTTTGGTGacaaagcaataattttaaattcagcatctgGTTCTATCGAAGTTTcgtagaacattttgtatggcgaatcccttgtaaatctgatccagaatatatatttaatcaattcacggtttctccatctatatttttctttcttttttaaactactttctccagaggttgggttgaaaaaaatatttcgcgtttcatttcatgtactagaaatttagtatgttttcgacaatttcgtattattttatagaaatcctggggaatatacaaTGAATAGGTTTTCCGTATTGCCATTTATACCACTCCAAAGTCACGATCATTCTGCAGAAAGGAATGTCTTGACAATAGAAATTTGTTATCGatgatatttgtttcattgtCCCTCGACTGAacaattttcatccaaattaagGCCaactttttgtttctattttggcCAGTGCACATGTCACTATAAGCTATAATGTGTAATTGTCACAGTCTGTAAGTGTTTTAAACAGCAAGATGCTACTTCTTGTGCTCCTCGGGATGCTATAGTTTCATCCCAAATATACATATTAACTTCATCATTATGATAATTGCGGAAGCCTtgattcagtatatatatatattccgctTATAATATGCAATTGATACTGTGAGCTTAGGATAAGGTAGTGCCTTTTGTAAATCAAAGgagaatgcaaaataatttttcggatTATTTACAGCCATATTTCTGTTTTCATGGAAATATTTCCTTGCCATTTCGGCATTTATCAAGGGATTTTCATGTTGTTCTCTCAGATTCTGTCGCTCTTgaataatagaagaaattttaattttcgtattAAGCATATCGCATTTTTTTCAGTTGCCTTTGCTTGGATGGTGGATATACAAAttgaattgtgttttaaaaatatttctataaatccaTTCATTTACATAGGGTCTCTGATTTAATGTACATTAATCTAcatgaaaattatgcatttttcttccatttagttctgggtttaaatattttctccctgGATTGTGATTCCTTGTATAATAGCTTTCAAACTGAGGAAAACGTTGAATGTGTTGCTTTACATCATTTACCAAATTTACACTGGTTTTCCGGGAAGATCCTTCTGTCTGGCCACGTAAATCTTTTCCCACAACTTCTGCTTTCCAATCGTCCTTTAGAGATATTAAAAGTGTgtagaaaatttgttttacataCTAAAATATCTCAACTATTTgtgttcaaataatatttaaaactaaaattctttgcCACTCCTTTGAAATTCATCGGGAGCTTTCTTTTCGTACCCAGTTTGCGAGTAAATccatgtagaaataaattttgcgtACTGAAATCTACAAGtttccaaaattcattaaaatatttttatctgttctTCCACACTAATTAGTTTTGTGTATGCTCTTGAGAATTGACAGTCTTTATTCACGAATTTTTTCTCGGGAATAATTTTACCTATTTCTCTGTAGTATTCTTTTCCACTATTTCGAttgacttttcttattttttgaatacaAGTAACTATGTTCTTTTCGTAACGTTCTCCTGAAGTATCATCTTCG is a genomic window containing:
- the LOC129959867 gene encoding cholecystokinin receptor-like; the encoded protein is MVWVGSLLTMIPTLVLSQLIPMKTPGKFKCREVWPDVESERGFNIYLDVVLLVIPLLIMIIVYSLIARKLCTGSKLNFSKGRRSEIRPMAIGNKRRLLESGPEGKGNSDQNYSKKFQKRRRIVELLTSSSDEDDTSGERYEKNIVTCIQKIRKVNRNSGKEYYREIERSALSNPERQYLDPLKPSSSNGMRRDFRTKMPGARSRTMKSTTLRGTYDKNQAAKIRVVRMLFVVVVEFFVCWTPLYVVNTWALYDAKSVYTSLGYVGMAAIYLMAYFSSCCNPLTYCFMHKKYRQGFLAVIGCKKNKRWHFGGQSSERSGTMVSVFSTRAGSVRSETVDRITATSAC